The proteins below come from a single Chrysoperla carnea chromosome 1, inChrCarn1.1, whole genome shotgun sequence genomic window:
- the LOC123305920 gene encoding uncharacterized protein K02A2.6-like — MDSLLQQPKPLQHEGDMASNWKKFRKSFSIYMIASNAENLTASRKVNLLLHIIGEEAQDLFENLGLTNDEMTNVETVLDKFENYYVPKTNVSVERHKFNSRVQQQGETFDSFYADLVKLAASCNYGDIKDDLIKDRIICGLSDKTVKNRLLLEENLTLERTIKVCRAAVEAQGQLKELNMDLPTTSSSVALVKQKPRDKNNYKSNKQGNKNYSCFKCGYSHNFGRCPASGKVCKKCGKQNHFSQVCRSGKASIKEVTETSDYEEDQDDVQEFRVNSMTFNQTRNTWTKDLYVRNLNKIIKFKIDSGAQKNVIPLHYLGKNTQINKTRVKLLNYSGQTIKVQGSISFDIDYMNKVHKLEFIVVNEAKACPILGLDASIGLQIIARIDTINNDMIKAYAHLFRGIGEIKNIRYKIKLKKDYEPAIATCRKVPFHLMPKLKAELEKLKKLGIIEAVNEPTEFVNPIVLVKKPNNEIRICLDPAKLNDACVLDKNHIPTFDELTNDIAGATHFSTLDANRGFWQIKLDKESSLLTTFITPLGKFKFNRLCFGLAIAPEVFQNVFNAIFGDIPNVKIYIDDILIHAKSQIEHDEILLKVLERAERYGVRFNKEKCKINTKEIRYVGHIISSDGVRIDPLRIKAISEINPPKNVKELSRFLGMINFVNKYIPNMASQTANLRQLLKKDTHFVWSEHHQIEFNNLKLLLVNSPILKHFNEKEMLTLSVDSSKDGLGAVILQGNRPIAYGSKTLTQSQQNYAQIEKEMLAIVFGCQKFHQYLYAKRFLVETDHKPLVAIFKNPLDKCPLRIQRLKITLENYDFEVYYKPGKKLFFADTLSRASLPDTEFKINEQDLNAHISIISDISELSKDKLTEIKDASKTDKTLIELGKTVRNGWPELKKNLKLELTAYWPFRDEIVFMNDLLYKGNQIIIPTALRKETLKQLHYPHLGVDKTVWRARDLVFWPNIYNDIKNTCNTCETCLKFSKANTREPFLTTETPEGPWQLLACDLFSLNGKEYLLLADKYSKYIEIASLNNSTNSKTVIEKLKCWFSKFGKPLKLYTDNGPQFDCWEFNNFMKDWDIRHVTSSPRYPQSNGFIERQVQIAKKLLKKSIDDNQDIYMMLLDYRSTPIGRDMPSPAEIMFGRKIRASIPISVEKLKPCYNTKKLDSFLSTNKNKQMNYYNKKAHEKCELKVGNEVMLNECGKWHRGYIVGISPVRPRSYVVKLGNGSELVRNRKFIKQISINKSMKEQHDQLYEKLLDELIPKNTETSVRPKPIENKVIENPQNNVITLQNNEPRERPQNSGVTLQNNEPGGRPQRQKRIPSYLKDYLR; from the coding sequence ATGGATTCATTATTGCAACAACCAAAACCACTCCAACATGAGGGTGATATGGCTTCCAACtggaaaaaatttagaaaatcattCAGTATATATATGATTGCCTCAAATGCAGAAAATCTCACAGCATCCAGAAAGGTTAACTTGCTTTTACATATCATTGGTGAGGAAGCTCAAGATTTATTTGAAAACCTTGGCTTAACAAACGATGAAATGACAAATGTAGAGACTGTACTGGacaagtttgaaaattattatgttcCGAAAACAAATGTAAGTGTTGAACGTCACAAATTCAACTCACGTGTGCAACAACAAGGTGAAACATTTGATTCATTTTACGCTGACTTAGTTAAATTGGCAGCGTCCTGCAATTATGGTGATATTAAGGATGATTTGATCAAAGACAGAATTATTTGTGGACTGAGTGACAAAACAGTAAAAAACAGACTACTTCTGGAAGAAAATTTAACGTTGGAAAGAACTATAAAAGTGTGTCGTGCAGCAGTAGAAGCACAAGGTCAATTAAAAGAACTAAACATGGACCTACCAACAACCTCAAGTAGCGTCGCACTAGTTAAACAAAAACCAAGAGACAAGAATAATTACAAGTCAAACAAACAAGGAAACAAAAATTACAGCTGTTTTAAATGTGGATACTCGCACAATTTTGGAAGATGTCCAGCGTCGGGTAAAGTATGCAAGAAATGTggtaaacaaaatcatttttcgcAAGTTTGTCGTTCTGGGAAAGCATCCATCAAAGAAGTTACGGAAACAAGTGATTACGAAGAGGACCAAGATGATGTTCAGGAATTCCGGGTAAATTCAATGACATTCAACCAAACTCGAAACACATGGACCAAGGACTTATATGTAAGAaaccttaataaaataattaaatttaaaatagattcaGGCGCGCAAAAGAATGTAATTCCGTTACACTACCTTGGTAAAAATAcccaaattaataaaactagggTCAAGCTTTTGAATTATTCGGGCCAAACAATAAAAGTACAGGGATCGATTAGTTTTGATATTGATTATATGAACAAAGTACATAAACTCGAATTCATAGTTGTAAATGAAGCAAAGGCTTGTCCGATTCTAGGCTTAGATGCTTCCATAGGATTGCAAATAATTGCACGTATAGACACTATAAATAACGATATGATAAAGGCATACGCGCACTTGTTCAGGGGTATTggcgaaataaaaaatattagatataaaATCAAACTAAAAAAGGACTATGAGCCAGCCATTGCGACATGTAGAAAGGTTCCTTTCCATTTAATGCCCAAATTAAAAGCAGaattagaaaaacttaaaaagctGGGAATCATAGAAGCGGTGAACGAACCAACAGAATTTGTAAATCCTATTGTCCTCGTAAAAAAACCTAACAACGAAATACGAATCTGTTTGGATCCAGCTAAATTAAATGATGCTTGTGTCTTAGATAAAAATCACATTCCTACATTTGATGAACTAACGAACGATATCGCGGGGGCAACTCACTTCAGCACTTTAGATGCAAATAGAGGGTTTTGGcaaataaaattagataaagaAAGCTCCTTACTTACGACATTCATAACCCCTTTGggtaaattcaaatttaatcgtTTATGTTTCGGTTTGGCAATAGCACCAGAAGTCTTCCAAAACGTGTTCAATGCTATATTCGGTGACATAcctaatgttaaaatttatattgacgATATTCTCATACACGCGAAAAGTCAAATAGAACATGACGAAATTCTACTCAAAGTGCTAGAAAGAGCCGAGCGTTACGGAGTGCGatttaacaaagaaaaatgtaaaattaatacgAAAGAAATAAGATACGTGGGTCACATCATATCTTCAGACGGGGTTCGGATTGATCCATTACGAATTAAGGCAATTAGTGAAATAAACCctccaaaaaatgtaaaagaactAAGCAGATTCTTAGGTATGATCAATTTTGTCAACAAATACATTCCGAATATGGCTAGTCAAACCGCAAATCTAAGACAACTATTAAAAAAAGACACACATTTCGTTTGGTCGGAACATCACCAAATAGAATTTAATAACCTAAAGTTATTACTCGTAAATTCACcgatattaaaacattttaacgaAAAAGAGATGCTGACGCTTTCGGTAGACAGCTCCAAGGACGGGTTAGGAGCCGTAATCTTACAGGGAAACAGACCAATAGCGTACGGGTCTAAAACCCTAACGCAATCCCAACAAAACTATGCGCAGATAGAAAAAGAAATGCTGGCGATAGTTTTTGGGTGCCAGAAATTCCATCAGTATCTCTATGCGAAGCGTTTTTTAGTCGAAACGGACCATAAGCCTCTtgttgcaatttttaaaaacccacTGGATAAATGTCCACTTCGGATACAACGTCTCAAAATTACGCTTGAAAATTACGATTTTGAAGTTTATTACAAACCGggtaaaaaactgtttttcgcTGATACTCTCTCAAGAGCGAGTCTGCCGGACACTGAGttcaaaattaatgaacaaGATTTAAATGCTCATATCAGCATAATCTCTGACATATCAGAACTTAGTAAAGATAAATTAACCGAAATTAAAGACGCATCCAAGACTGACAAAACACTTATAGAGCTAGGGAAAACGGTTCGGAATGGATGGccagagttaaaaaaaaatcttaaacttGAACTCACTGCGTATTGGCCATTCCGTGACGAAATTGTATTTATGAATGACTTATTATACAAAggtaatcaaattattatacctACAGCTTTACGCAAAGAAACCTTAAAACAGTTACACTATCCACACTTAGGCGTTGATAAGACTGTTTGGAGAGCCAGAGATTTAGTTTTCTGGCCAAATATATATAACGATATCAAAAACACTTGCAACACATGCGAAACATGTCTTAAATTTAGTAAAGCGAACACAAGAGAACCATTCCTTACAACAGAGACACCGGAAGGTCCATGGCAGCTATTAGCCTGCGATCTGTTTAGCTTAAATGGTAAAGAGTATCTTCTACTGGCTGATAAATACtctaaatatattgaaatcgCTTCCTTAAATAATTCCACTAATAGCAAAACAGTAATTGAAAAACTCAAATGCtggttttcaaaatttggcAAGCCACTAAAACTGTACACCGATAATGGCCCACAATTCGATTGTTgggaatttaataattttatgaaagacTGGGACATTCGACATGTTACATCATCTCCTCGATACCCCCAGTCAAACGGATTCATAGAAAGACAAGTGCAAATTGCtaaaaaactacttaaaaaatcaattgatgACAATCAAGATATATACATGATGCTATTAGATTACAGATCTACTCCCATTGGCAGAGACATGCCCTCTCCTGCTGAAATAATGTTTGGCAGGAAAATCCGAGCCAGTATTCCAATTAGTGTAGAAAAACTAAAGCCCTGTTATAACACAAAAAAGTTAGACAGCTTTTTAtccacaaacaaaaataaacaaatgaattattataacaaaaaagccCATGAGAAATGCGAACTCAAAGTCGGAAATGAAGTTATGTTAAACGAATGTGGTAAATGGCACAGAGGCTATATTGTAGGAATTTCCCCTGTCAGACCTAGGTCTTACGTTGTGAAGCTTGGTAATGGTTCGGAACTAgtaagaaatagaaaatttattaaacaaatttcaataaataagtcCATGAAGGAACAGCATGATCAGTTGTATGAAAAACTGCTTGATGAATTAATTCCCAAAAATACGGAAACCTCTGTTAGGCCCAAAcctattgaaaataaagtaatagAAAACCCACAAAACAATGTTAtaactttacaaaataatgaaCCGAGGGAAAGACCTCAAAATAGTGGGGTAACATTACAAAATAATGAACCGGGCGGAAGACCTCAACGCCAAAAAAGAATACCGTCTTATCTAAAAGATTATCTGAGATGA